One Leptospira wolbachii serovar Codice str. CDC genomic region harbors:
- the tmk gene encoding dTMP kinase produces MPQNNQFFVFEGIDGSGKTTVSRLVSEVLLTKSIPNLWHREPTDSVHGKKIREFVQGKLKLSKEEQIETFIADRECSVNDVILPTLKSGKSVIQDRYYFSTAAYQGRDEEHAADILYRNEDKGFPEPNRVYFLDLSPEEAQERRTSRGGAEEVFDEDSEQARIYQNYLAILPESTIFVDATAELDEVVAFCVEDILKSLEG; encoded by the coding sequence ATGCCCCAAAATAATCAGTTCTTCGTATTTGAAGGGATCGATGGTTCCGGGAAAACCACCGTCTCTCGTTTGGTTTCTGAAGTGCTCCTAACAAAATCCATCCCGAACCTCTGGCATAGAGAACCAACAGACAGTGTGCACGGAAAAAAGATTAGAGAGTTTGTACAAGGAAAACTCAAACTATCAAAAGAAGAACAAATTGAAACCTTCATTGCCGATCGTGAATGTTCCGTGAACGACGTCATCTTACCAACGTTAAAGAGTGGTAAATCCGTCATACAAGATAGATACTACTTTTCGACAGCCGCCTACCAAGGTAGGGACGAAGAACATGCTGCCGATATTTTATACAGAAATGAAGACAAAGGATTTCCTGAACCGAACAGAGTGTACTTTTTAGATCTCTCTCCAGAAGAAGCACAGGAACGTCGAACAAGCCGCGGCGGTGCCGAAGAGGTATTTGATGAGGATTCCGAACAGGCTCGTATCTACCAAAATTATTTGGCAATTTTGCCTGAGTCGACCATCTTTGTAGATGCCACGGCTGAACTAGACGAAGTAGTTGCCTTTTGTGTTGAGGATATACTCAAGTCTCTAGAAGGTTAA
- a CDS encoding class I SAM-dependent methyltransferase translates to MELIPCNTCGQNRFRPIYTKESPLGESFSIVSCEFCGLVQVNPQPTFLDVKKYYDDSYFTQRTERGYDNYYSDKLRTEISRVFQLNLNDLDFFSWEKKRISELPPATKLSSLDIGCAAGYFVAYQKDRGYDAYGIEIADGPVRFARETLKLNIFQENFLDWDGNFQNQFDVITLWATIEHLHRPKETLEKIKSHLKPGGVLILSTCRYGLLAKLAGLKWRYLNVPEHLYYYSYQGLKNLLLSLGYFHPVSFTYGSGMTSRPGARFFFKLRKWIMDRLVKWLQLGDMMVYMVQK, encoded by the coding sequence GTGGAACTAATCCCCTGCAATACCTGTGGCCAAAATCGCTTCCGTCCCATTTATACCAAAGAAAGCCCACTGGGTGAGTCTTTTTCTATCGTTTCTTGTGAGTTTTGTGGGCTTGTGCAAGTAAACCCACAACCAACTTTCCTTGACGTAAAAAAATACTATGATGATTCTTATTTTACCCAAAGGACAGAACGTGGGTATGACAATTATTACTCCGACAAATTGCGTACCGAGATATCTCGGGTTTTTCAACTCAACCTAAATGATTTGGATTTTTTTTCCTGGGAAAAAAAGAGAATTAGTGAGTTACCTCCGGCAACAAAACTTTCTTCTTTGGACATTGGCTGTGCTGCAGGTTACTTTGTGGCTTATCAGAAAGATCGGGGTTATGATGCGTATGGAATTGAAATCGCGGATGGTCCCGTTCGTTTTGCACGCGAAACTTTAAAACTTAATATCTTTCAAGAGAACTTTCTGGATTGGGATGGGAACTTCCAAAACCAGTTTGATGTCATCACTCTTTGGGCTACTATTGAACACCTGCACAGGCCAAAAGAAACTTTGGAAAAAATTAAGAGCCATTTAAAACCAGGAGGAGTTCTTATCCTCTCTACTTGCCGGTACGGTCTACTTGCTAAACTGGCCGGACTTAAGTGGAGGTATTTGAATGTTCCCGAACACTTATATTATTATTCCTACCAAGGTTTAAAAAACCTGCTTTTGTCTTTAGGTTATTTTCACCCAGTTTCGTTCACTTACGGAAGTGGGATGACATCGCGCCCCGGAGCCCGATTTTTTTTCAAACTCCGGAAATGGATCATGGACCGTCTAGTGAAATGGCTTCAGTTAGGTGACATGATGGTCTATATGGTACAAAAGTAA
- a CDS encoding DUF1577 domain-containing protein yields the protein METLERSKRSLDVFSDKEKKLHVLTKFLLNQELSLKDNIHSGESCFLKKVSADGNKVLINVRPPLTLSVGQKVTLYKILGRYLHLECTVEQEKAESQYVLHLDKIAIAKKDRESSRIPVPPGSAWITNVVSSKAKIETDMFHVPTAVKVNFQDYETKLKDSVDFIKIATFNSSEDSEIIRQIKKTKKGLLLEDATDRKCYETSPNEDFLVFSEEIEEDIDKEINNKRNQKIKSELILPILYLTDDEESIPIGYIQMQSKTETFDLLKAMEMKTICFEMVDRIRNSNMIKSDGKFPVIDISEGGLKVIVDHPDLIKSLPKLSGFQFDIFFKMQSPLTAFGTIKTITKNEEGHLTVGLAIAGHSSRSGEKKRFLENVEFFRKQNHK from the coding sequence ATGGAAACCCTAGAAAGAAGTAAGCGATCTTTGGACGTTTTTTCCGACAAAGAAAAAAAGCTCCATGTTTTGACGAAATTTTTATTAAACCAAGAATTAAGTCTAAAGGACAATATCCATTCCGGGGAAAGTTGTTTTCTAAAAAAAGTTTCAGCGGATGGAAACAAAGTCCTAATCAACGTACGCCCTCCCTTGACCCTCTCCGTGGGCCAAAAAGTGACTCTCTATAAAATCTTGGGCAGATACCTACATCTAGAATGCACCGTCGAACAAGAAAAGGCGGAATCTCAATACGTACTCCATTTAGACAAAATTGCCATTGCCAAAAAAGATAGGGAAAGTTCGAGAATCCCTGTTCCTCCAGGTTCCGCATGGATCACCAATGTGGTTTCCAGTAAGGCAAAAATCGAGACGGATATGTTCCACGTCCCCACTGCCGTGAAAGTGAACTTTCAGGACTATGAAACCAAACTAAAAGACTCAGTTGATTTTATCAAAATTGCGACCTTTAACTCTAGCGAAGATTCAGAAATCATCCGCCAAATCAAAAAAACCAAAAAAGGCCTGCTACTGGAAGATGCCACAGATAGGAAATGTTACGAAACATCACCTAACGAAGATTTTTTGGTATTTTCGGAAGAAATCGAAGAAGATATAGATAAAGAAATCAATAACAAACGTAACCAAAAAATCAAATCAGAACTCATCCTTCCGATCCTTTACTTAACTGATGATGAAGAGTCCATTCCTATTGGTTACATCCAAATGCAAAGTAAAACAGAAACCTTTGATTTACTGAAAGCCATGGAGATGAAAACAATTTGTTTCGAAATGGTGGATCGGATCCGTAATTCGAATATGATCAAATCCGATGGAAAGTTTCCGGTCATTGATATATCCGAAGGGGGGCTAAAAGTCATTGTCGACCATCCCGATTTAATCAAAAGCCTTCCCAAACTTTCGGGATTCCAGTTTGATATTTTCTTTAAAATGCAATCTCCCCTCACTGCATTTGGAACGATCAAAACCATTACCAAAAACGAAGAAGGCCACCTAACAGTCGGCCTTGCAATTGCTGGTCACTCTTCTCGTTCTGGTGAGAAAAAAAGATTTTTAGAAAACGTAGAATTTTTTCGCAAACAAAATCACAAATAG
- the guaB gene encoding IMP dehydrogenase has translation MSNHPLPGSELLDGVSGQELFSVNMGLTYRDFLVLPGFIDFNPSDVELETKLSKNISLKRPLMSSPMDTVTESEMAIAQALMGGIGIIHYNNSIDEQVDLVRKVKRYENGFIKDPILLSPEHTVADLDAVKEKYGFSGIPITENGTAGSKLVGIVTNRDVDFEKDRNVKLGKVMTTELITANVGISLLEANDILRTSKKGKLPIVDKQGKLVALICRSDLKKNKEFPQSSKDDQKRLRVGAALSTLPESRERMAALAGVGVDAIIIDSAQGNSSYQMEMIQWIKSNFPSIDVIGGNVVTKAQAANLIAAGADGLRIGMGPGSICITQDTMAVGRAQATAVFKTAEYAQAHGVPVIADGGISNIGDIANALAIGASMCMMGSMFAGTKEAPGEYFYENGIRLKKYRGMASLEAMSKGGDKRYFSESQKIKVAQGVSGYVVDKGSVLNLIPYLVQGLRQSFQDMGFRNIPDIHKALREGKLRFERRTESAQAQGSVHGLYSYTKPSMRAE, from the coding sequence ATGTCAAATCACCCCCTACCAGGATCGGAGCTTCTCGATGGAGTCAGTGGACAAGAGCTCTTCTCGGTCAACATGGGACTCACGTATCGTGACTTTTTAGTATTACCCGGTTTTATAGACTTTAACCCTAGTGATGTAGAACTAGAAACCAAACTTTCCAAAAATATTTCACTCAAAAGACCACTCATGAGCTCGCCCATGGACACAGTTACTGAGTCTGAGATGGCAATTGCGCAAGCACTCATGGGTGGAATAGGAATTATACATTATAACAACAGTATCGATGAACAGGTGGACCTGGTTCGCAAAGTTAAACGATATGAAAATGGATTCATTAAGGATCCCATCCTTCTCTCACCAGAACATACGGTTGCTGATTTAGATGCAGTAAAAGAAAAATATGGATTCAGTGGAATTCCGATCACTGAAAATGGAACTGCTGGATCCAAGTTAGTTGGTATCGTCACCAACCGCGATGTAGATTTTGAAAAAGATCGTAATGTCAAACTAGGTAAGGTGATGACTACAGAACTAATCACAGCAAATGTTGGGATTAGTTTACTCGAAGCGAACGATATTCTCCGCACTAGCAAAAAAGGAAAACTTCCGATTGTGGACAAACAAGGAAAACTTGTGGCTCTTATCTGTCGCAGTGACCTGAAAAAAAATAAAGAATTCCCTCAGTCCTCAAAAGATGATCAAAAACGACTCCGAGTAGGTGCGGCCCTTTCCACCTTACCTGAGTCACGCGAACGAATGGCAGCTCTTGCAGGTGTTGGAGTGGACGCCATTATCATTGATTCTGCACAAGGAAACTCTAGTTACCAAATGGAAATGATCCAATGGATCAAATCCAATTTCCCAAGTATCGATGTCATCGGCGGAAACGTCGTGACTAAAGCACAAGCAGCAAACCTTATTGCAGCGGGTGCGGACGGACTTCGAATTGGTATGGGTCCTGGATCCATTTGTATCACACAAGATACAATGGCAGTCGGTCGTGCTCAGGCCACAGCCGTATTCAAAACAGCGGAGTATGCGCAAGCACATGGAGTTCCTGTGATTGCCGATGGAGGAATTTCCAATATTGGAGATATTGCCAATGCTCTTGCGATTGGTGCTTCTATGTGTATGATGGGTTCTATGTTTGCCGGAACAAAAGAAGCTCCGGGTGAGTATTTTTATGAAAATGGAATTCGTCTAAAGAAATATAGAGGAATGGCAAGTTTAGAAGCAATGAGTAAAGGTGGAGACAAACGGTATTTCTCTGAATCACAAAAGATCAAAGTGGCACAAGGTGTTTCTGGATATGTTGTGGATAAAGGTTCCGTTTTAAACCTCATTCCTTACTTGGTGCAAGGACTCAGACAAAGTTTTCAAGATATGGGATTCCGAAACATTCCAGACATTCATAAAGCTTTGCGGGAAGGAAAACTTCGTTTCGAACGAAGGACAGAATCGGCCCAAGCACAAGGTAGTGTTCATGGATTGTATTCTTATACAAAACCTTCTATGCGCGCGGAATAA
- a CDS encoding outer membrane lipoprotein-sorting protein produces MRKIWILLLFVSFVSIEAQGSPDASLSAQELLARLDREMDFGKGLVKGTYVLIRRNGTSETWKINRFFNGEDALLLFDRKGRGLESKLLTKDEGENVFFFNVLSAKLFRKTDDEKYEALMGTGFFYVDLSGYSYQANYNPLVNADLEIGGEVYYRISLKPILPYFYKKLVLLVGKKDLKPYRVDFHDRDGILFKTLNLKYGPVKVKETSGKVEEIQKASRLEMLDLNTGSITVWEIQEVDKSVNPDASLFAVDNLSR; encoded by the coding sequence ATGCGTAAAATTTGGATTCTATTACTTTTTGTTAGTTTTGTTTCGATAGAGGCTCAAGGGTCACCTGATGCCAGTTTGTCGGCGCAAGAACTTTTGGCAAGGCTTGATCGGGAAATGGATTTCGGAAAGGGTCTTGTTAAAGGGACTTACGTCCTCATCCGTCGGAACGGAACTTCGGAAACTTGGAAGATCAATCGGTTTTTCAATGGGGAAGATGCTCTCCTCCTATTCGATAGAAAAGGTCGAGGACTGGAATCCAAACTTTTAACAAAAGACGAAGGGGAAAATGTATTTTTCTTCAATGTTCTCAGTGCCAAACTCTTTCGAAAAACAGATGATGAAAAGTATGAAGCACTGATGGGAACTGGGTTTTTCTATGTGGATCTTTCTGGGTATTCCTATCAGGCCAATTACAACCCACTTGTGAATGCTGATTTGGAAATTGGTGGAGAAGTGTATTACCGCATTTCTCTAAAACCCATCCTTCCATACTTTTATAAAAAGTTAGTTTTACTCGTTGGTAAAAAAGATTTAAAACCCTACCGCGTTGACTTTCATGATCGGGATGGAATTTTATTCAAAACTTTGAACTTAAAATACGGGCCTGTAAAAGTTAAAGAAACTTCTGGAAAGGTAGAAGAGATTCAAAAAGCCTCTCGGCTCGAGATGTTAGATTTGAATACAGGTAGTATCACTGTTTGGGAAATTCAAGAAGTGGATAAATCAGTGAATCCTGATGCTTCTTTGTTTGCTGTTGATAACTTAAGCCGTTAA
- a CDS encoding metal ABC transporter permease — protein sequence MTNILSSWTLFLPQMVVGSLVGALLSVLGILIVLRGMTFFGVTLSQAVTFSVALSLFMEWPGEIFPIVFSCILVFPLLYVRKLRGMKEEVILGILFVFFSAASQVMLALGGNVQNHLMAAFFGDILTSQVRADSFGIYIAVFFFILYLSFFRRFLFISFDRDEYKIQVGNPLPFDLLFYIILAASLTVAVNLLGTFYSIAHLILPVFALLPLIRSLKLLTIVCVLFSVFATISGFLISLVGIERNGELIYFPTSSSIILVLCALAFFLHLVRFLTTSVFAKTVR from the coding sequence ATGACTAATATTCTTTCTAGTTGGACTTTATTTTTACCACAGATGGTAGTGGGTAGCCTTGTCGGGGCACTTCTCTCGGTTCTTGGCATTTTAATTGTATTGCGAGGAATGACATTCTTTGGAGTGACCCTTTCTCAAGCGGTTACTTTTTCTGTCGCATTATCCTTGTTTATGGAGTGGCCAGGAGAAATTTTTCCTATTGTATTTTCTTGCATTTTGGTATTTCCGCTTTTGTATGTAAGAAAACTTCGTGGGATGAAAGAAGAGGTCATCCTCGGCATTCTCTTTGTATTTTTTTCCGCTGCCTCGCAAGTCATGTTGGCTCTGGGTGGGAATGTCCAGAACCACTTGATGGCCGCTTTTTTTGGGGATATTTTAACATCCCAAGTGCGGGCTGATTCGTTTGGAATTTATATCGCTGTTTTCTTTTTTATTCTCTATTTAAGTTTCTTTAGAAGATTTCTTTTTATCAGTTTTGATCGGGACGAATACAAAATCCAAGTAGGAAATCCTCTTCCTTTTGACTTACTATTTTATATCATCCTTGCGGCTTCCCTTACTGTGGCAGTGAACTTACTCGGAACTTTTTATAGCATTGCCCATTTGATTTTGCCAGTTTTTGCACTCCTTCCTCTCATCCGTTCTTTAAAACTTCTTACCATTGTTTGTGTTTTGTTTTCTGTATTTGCTACCATTTCCGGTTTTCTCATCTCCCTCGTTGGAATCGAACGAAATGGAGAACTGATTTACTTTCCTACTTCTTCCAGTATCATCCTTGTCCTTTGTGCTTTGGCTTTTTTTCTCCACTTGGTTCGATTCCTAACTACTTCCGTTTTTGCCAAAACTGTCCGATAG
- a CDS encoding metal ABC transporter ATP-binding protein, whose protein sequence is MQATKPNSVEGFKTFIHTDALSVGYRKEFPVVSDIHLHIYSGKTYALVGGNGAGKTTLFRTLTDLLPPLSGSISFSKEITTSYVPQAKRMSLEFPLRVLDVLLMPKNIGLSFFPKKKFSEEDMALIERTGVSSILKKQISLCSGGQLQKVLILRSLLTKANLIFLDEPMDSLDHNARELFQTVLSEYLREGNRSLFFITHSLEHDWGFGFDEVFEIDEGKLYNITSGERPPNCHHHD, encoded by the coding sequence ATGCAAGCGACAAAACCAAATAGCGTAGAAGGTTTCAAAACCTTTATCCATACTGATGCTTTATCTGTGGGTTACCGAAAGGAATTTCCTGTGGTATCCGACATCCATTTGCATATCTATTCCGGTAAAACCTATGCCCTTGTGGGCGGAAATGGTGCTGGGAAAACCACACTCTTTCGAACCTTAACCGATCTTTTACCTCCACTTTCGGGATCTATTTCTTTTTCCAAAGAAATCACAACATCCTACGTTCCCCAAGCAAAACGGATGTCTTTGGAATTCCCTTTGCGCGTGTTAGATGTACTCCTTATGCCTAAAAACATTGGGCTTAGTTTTTTTCCTAAAAAGAAATTTTCTGAAGAAGACATGGCACTGATTGAGCGAACGGGCGTTAGTTCTATTTTAAAAAAACAAATTTCTCTTTGTAGTGGGGGACAATTACAAAAAGTTCTTATCCTTCGTTCCCTTCTCACCAAGGCCAATTTAATATTTTTGGATGAACCTATGGATTCTTTGGATCACAATGCCAGAGAACTTTTCCAAACAGTTTTGTCCGAATACCTGCGTGAAGGAAATCGCTCCCTATTTTTTATCACTCATAGTTTGGAACATGATTGGGGATTTGGGTTTGACGAAGTTTTTGAAATAGACGAAGGAAAACTCTACAATATCACTAGTGGAGAACGGCCTCCTAACTGCCACCACCATGACTAA
- a CDS encoding B12-binding domain-containing radical SAM protein — MAKIQFLQLPVPPPSYYAATGNVPLAAASLASCLESKEDPVLGLSPYVVSPEDTDSLGDRELIDRITKEGPDFLGLSLYLWNTERSLYIAKEVKKRNPETTILIGGPEVNEDNPYVLGEGGYDIAVSGEAEHSFRNLMRTLLSKSSLEGLDNVAYRKENGTLTSFGKQKAADFPLTDFPSPYTTGHLRVDPKRSTYLETVRGCKSQCTYCFYPKSSQNLRTLDIPETIKLISNLKEKGARELVFLDPTFNHRPGFENFLDAIAEVNSDGSMSMFAELRSEGVTPKLATKLRKAGFTRVELGLQSVNEETLKRVKRFGSPHKVAEVAKMLAGEGMELLLDLIIGLPGDKPDDVERGIHFFLEHGLGEWVQAFPLSVLPGTAMRRDAEKEGLSFMPTPPYRIIQTPTFSARDLTESLFFAEDLLERRLDEFPRPFLCAALQKKNDRFDLVLTTSRNPSNSEMNPIEETHSASLSGSRHHSIWFHTEDLSNDLSRILTLMKERITAEPFCTIDFVLPLVSVPKPQETERLVSLLETQRNSYLSRTLAHRGENLQHRLVFVFDGNHLELKNWRDGELNSTSYLIYERIPTNRIQKLNPSQEAFYLVEGEEIDGSDFDFLKEEMDPEAITFSSRKLEERWSVEVLGYGEL; from the coding sequence ATGGCAAAAATACAATTTTTGCAATTACCAGTACCTCCACCATCCTATTATGCTGCCACTGGAAATGTTCCTTTAGCAGCTGCTAGTTTGGCAAGTTGTCTAGAATCCAAAGAAGACCCAGTTCTTGGACTAAGTCCCTATGTGGTGTCTCCAGAAGATACGGATTCTTTGGGAGACAGGGAGCTCATTGATCGTATCACCAAAGAAGGTCCTGACTTTTTAGGACTCTCTCTCTATTTATGGAATACCGAACGTAGCCTTTACATTGCAAAAGAAGTAAAAAAACGAAATCCAGAAACGACCATCCTAATTGGTGGGCCTGAGGTCAATGAAGACAACCCTTATGTTTTAGGCGAAGGTGGTTATGACATTGCGGTATCGGGGGAAGCAGAACATAGTTTTCGCAACCTGATGCGCACGTTACTTTCTAAGTCTTCTTTGGAAGGATTGGATAATGTAGCTTACCGGAAGGAAAATGGAACTCTCACTTCCTTTGGAAAACAAAAAGCCGCGGACTTTCCTCTGACAGACTTTCCATCCCCTTATACAACGGGACATTTACGAGTGGATCCCAAACGTTCTACTTATTTAGAGACAGTGCGGGGTTGTAAGTCGCAGTGCACTTATTGTTTTTATCCTAAATCTTCACAAAACCTCCGCACCCTCGACATTCCAGAAACCATAAAGTTAATTTCAAACTTAAAAGAAAAGGGAGCTCGGGAGCTTGTATTCCTTGATCCTACTTTCAATCATAGACCTGGTTTTGAAAATTTTTTAGATGCGATTGCGGAAGTGAATTCGGATGGAAGTATGTCTATGTTTGCCGAATTACGTTCGGAAGGTGTGACTCCGAAACTAGCAACTAAACTTCGTAAGGCGGGATTCACTCGTGTGGAACTGGGACTTCAATCGGTAAACGAAGAAACTCTGAAACGTGTGAAACGTTTCGGTAGCCCCCATAAAGTCGCAGAAGTAGCAAAGATGCTTGCTGGCGAAGGGATGGAACTACTCCTTGATCTTATCATTGGACTTCCAGGTGACAAACCAGATGATGTGGAAAGGGGAATTCATTTCTTTTTAGAACATGGACTCGGTGAATGGGTGCAGGCTTTTCCTTTGTCTGTTCTTCCTGGAACTGCTATGCGTAGGGATGCCGAAAAAGAAGGGCTTTCTTTTATGCCAACGCCTCCTTATCGTATCATCCAAACTCCCACTTTTAGTGCCCGTGATTTAACAGAATCCTTGTTCTTTGCAGAGGACTTACTAGAACGCCGTTTGGATGAATTTCCAAGACCATTTTTATGTGCGGCTTTACAGAAGAAAAACGATCGTTTCGATTTGGTGTTAACGACATCCAGAAATCCGTCCAACTCCGAGATGAACCCAATAGAGGAAACCCATTCGGCCAGTTTGTCGGGGAGTCGCCATCACAGCATTTGGTTCCACACAGAAGATCTTTCGAATGACCTCAGCCGTATCCTTACTTTGATGAAGGAACGAATCACAGCCGAACCATTTTGCACCATTGATTTTGTTTTGCCCTTGGTTTCTGTTCCGAAACCCCAAGAGACAGAACGACTCGTTTCCCTTCTCGAAACTCAAAGGAACTCTTATCTTTCTCGAACACTCGCTCACAGAGGAGAGAACCTCCAACACCGTTTGGTTTTTGTCTTCGATGGAAACCATTTGGAACTAAAAAATTGGAGAGATGGGGAATTGAATTCCACTTCTTATTTAATTTACGAAAGAATTCCTACGAATAGAATCCAAAAATTAAATCCATCCCAAGAAGCATTTTACTTAGTGGAAGGTGAGGAAATCGATGGCTCAGACTTTGATTTTCTAAAAGAAGAAATGGATCCAGAAGCCATCACCTTTTCTTCCAGAAAATTAGAAGAGAGATGGTCCGTGGAAGTTCTTGGTTACGGCGAACTATAG
- a CDS encoding metal ABC transporter substrate-binding protein, whose amino-acid sequence MSQTVFKKQIFPLVIIVFLQVVFTQTLSAKVSLVTSLPDIKYIAEQVAGDRADVSGMIRGTDDPHFVMTRPDFLVKLSEADVLCVIGLDLEIGWIPYLQQQSRNIKIQKGQPGYCDTSFGVKILGEPTVMMDRSMGDMHIYGNPHYWNDPINAIQMAQNIKNALTRVDPLNGEYYEGNFNTFKKRLIQLTKEEMKKMEPYFGLKVAVFHDQFVYLASRFKFNANLTIEERPGVPPSVRYMDQVISYMTAEKIKIILIGPYHNPKYAEYVSSKVPGSVVVTLPVSVGGSPEALTYEDTLRLMLQKIRDASDKTK is encoded by the coding sequence ATGTCGCAAACAGTTTTTAAGAAACAGATATTTCCATTGGTGATTATCGTTTTTTTGCAGGTAGTTTTTACGCAAACCCTCTCAGCAAAAGTATCGCTCGTCACAAGTCTTCCTGATATCAAATACATTGCCGAACAAGTCGCAGGGGACAGAGCTGATGTTTCCGGAATGATTCGAGGAACCGATGATCCGCACTTTGTCATGACAAGGCCAGACTTTCTTGTGAAACTGAGTGAAGCTGATGTTCTTTGTGTGATTGGCCTTGATTTAGAAATTGGGTGGATTCCTTATCTCCAACAACAATCCCGCAATATCAAAATCCAAAAAGGACAACCTGGGTATTGTGATACTTCCTTTGGAGTGAAAATCCTCGGCGAACCTACGGTGATGATGGATCGTTCCATGGGGGATATGCATATCTATGGAAACCCGCATTATTGGAATGATCCGATCAATGCCATCCAAATGGCTCAAAATATAAAAAATGCTCTGACTCGTGTGGATCCTTTGAACGGGGAATACTACGAAGGGAATTTTAATACTTTCAAAAAACGTCTCATCCAACTCACTAAAGAAGAAATGAAAAAGATGGAACCTTACTTTGGACTAAAAGTGGCCGTTTTTCATGACCAATTTGTATATCTCGCCTCTCGTTTTAAATTCAATGCTAACTTAACCATAGAGGAACGGCCTGGTGTCCCACCTTCTGTCCGTTATATGGACCAGGTCATCAGTTATATGACAGCAGAAAAGATAAAAATTATCTTGATTGGTCCCTATCATAATCCAAAGTATGCAGAGTATGTGTCCTCAAAAGTACCAGGTTCTGTGGTTGTCACATTGCCGGTTTCTGTAGGTGGTAGCCCTGAAGCGCTTACTTACGAAGACACACTCCGGTTGATGTTACAAAAAATACGTGATGCAAGCGACAAAACCAAATAG
- a CDS encoding EAL domain-containing protein, translated as MITERESHKFLREWKAWLSGGTLVPVFQPILSSESTGIYGYELLGRLSTPEGLVSLGEFFLSQTFGYDEIFFLKKQVDEEIRLAALQKFAKEAPPETKLFLNISPNVMYHALLQLETALPQTIQMVREVGVDPERIVIEITEERFPHNLELLRPVLNMYRQEGFSIAVDDAGSEASNLDRIGLFHPEIIKVDLQMLRRSTFSRNFKEILLNLSKLGESLGSSLLFEGIESEDELYNALNYGARYIQGFYFAKPEPFFAKRFEYRTEMQSSLQYFHARKQGEMNRQIEWETIWKDKLSEIMMGFTEENGIWEWKGGFETSVFGDGDFFRMYITNPLGFQVSPNYSRDQSGKMEPDYSFLGKNWSFRPYFFEHLHKSKTSRDAWTLSQMYHDISERMMLRTFARNLSENLILFIDVVVSRS; from the coding sequence ATGATCACAGAAAGAGAAAGTCATAAATTCCTCCGCGAGTGGAAAGCTTGGTTGAGTGGCGGAACTCTCGTTCCTGTTTTCCAACCCATCCTCTCGTCAGAATCCACTGGTATTTACGGCTACGAACTACTCGGGCGTCTTTCCACACCGGAAGGACTAGTTAGTCTTGGAGAATTCTTTTTATCCCAAACCTTTGGTTACGATGAAATCTTTTTTCTCAAAAAACAAGTCGATGAAGAAATTCGTTTGGCTGCCTTACAAAAGTTCGCAAAAGAAGCACCACCCGAAACCAAGTTATTTTTAAACATTTCGCCGAACGTAATGTACCATGCTCTCTTACAGTTGGAAACTGCGCTTCCTCAGACCATTCAGATGGTAAGAGAGGTGGGTGTGGATCCTGAACGGATTGTCATTGAAATTACGGAAGAACGGTTTCCACACAACCTGGAACTTTTGCGGCCAGTGCTCAATATGTACAGGCAAGAAGGATTTTCCATAGCCGTCGATGATGCCGGTTCTGAAGCCAGTAACTTAGATCGGATTGGGCTTTTCCATCCAGAAATTATCAAAGTCGATTTACAGATGTTACGGAGGTCCACCTTCTCACGTAACTTCAAAGAAATTTTACTCAACTTGTCCAAGTTAGGTGAATCTCTCGGAAGTAGTCTTCTTTTTGAAGGGATTGAATCGGAGGATGAACTCTACAATGCTCTCAACTACGGGGCAAGATACATCCAAGGATTCTACTTTGCCAAACCGGAACCTTTTTTTGCCAAACGGTTTGAGTATCGAACAGAAATGCAATCCTCACTACAATACTTTCATGCTCGTAAACAAGGAGAGATGAACCGTCAGATTGAATGGGAGACCATCTGGAAGGACAAACTTTCTGAAATCATGATGGGGTTTACCGAAGAGAATGGAATTTGGGAATGGAAGGGTGGTTTTGAAACTAGTGTCTTTGGTGACGGAGATTTCTTTCGGATGTACATCACAAACCCACTTGGATTTCAGGTTTCTCCCAACTATTCCAGGGACCAATCGGGAAAAATGGAACCAGACTATTCTTTTTTGGGTAAAAACTGGTCTTTTCGGCCTTATTTTTTTGAACACCTTCACAAATCCAAAACCAGTCGGGATGCCTGGACTCTTTCGCAAATGTATCACGACATTTCGGAACGGATGATGTTGCGGACATTTGCGAGAAACCTCTCTGAAAATTTGATATTATTTATCGATGTAGTAGTTTCTCGTTCCTGA